TTTCCTTATTTCTTTTTTTAAAGTTTCTTCTTCCATTTTTTTTCCTTTTTGATTAAATTTATATAGCTTTCGCATAACGAACTAGGGGAGACGACGTTCCTCGTAGCTGAGCCTGCGAACGCAGGCGTTAGCGTCGGCGCGCTTCTTGCGATCGCAAGAAAGCGTGACGGAGAGGAATGTGGCGCAGCCCAAGCGAGGCCTTGTGCCGAAGCGCAGCGTTTCCCCGTTGTTATACGACGTTCGGAGTTAGAGAGGGGAGCTACAGTTCCCCTTTTATTAGTTTTTCTATTTTATCTTTTGGCGATTTATAATCATTGTCACCAAAACCTTTAGAATTCATTTGTATTTTTAATTTTTCGAAATTTAATCCAGTACATGGTCCAGAAGGATTTGAATTATTTATTCCCGCCATCCAATTACATGCCATTTTGAAATAACCGAAAGCATTTGGATGAATACCATCAGGTGAGTAATCATTTTGATCATTTAAGAGATTAAACATATTTACTACCCTGACTCTAGCTTTTATAATTGGTGGTAGAGCGTTATATTTACTATCAATAAGACTATTGTATAATTGTATTTGGGAATTTAGATTTGAAAACTGTTGATTAATGGAGGAAATTTGAATTATTTTAGCAACAACGACAGTCGTATTTGTATTTGCTGCTAGAATATTATTAATAATAATAAATAGGTTATTAGCAGCGGTTTCGTAAGATTTATTTTGTAGAATGTCATTTGTACCAGCATGTAATAATATAAAGTTGGAAAAACTAGCGAAGGTTGAGATTTGCATTAGCTGGTCTGTTCGATAACCTGGATAACCATCATGAGTTTGAGTATTAGTTATCCATTGTAAATTATAGGATCCACCGCTTTGGTAACCTTCAGTAGTAAAATATAATCCTAAACCTTGAGTAGCAAGTAAAGTCAACCATCCTCTATATCCACCTCCAGCCAATGCAGGAGGCATACAAAGTTGTTGGTTAATTTGTGAAACGTAACAATTACCCCAATCAGAAAAACCAACACCATAAGTGATAGAATCACCGAAAGGTCGAATAAGAATGGGCTGTAACGATTGTGCAGTTAAACTAGTTAAGTTGGAATAGATGACTAGCAGACAGGCAAATAGGATTTTCTTAATATTTTGTTTCATATTTTTCTCTTTTATTAAAATTTATTCCGACGAATGTCGTATAACGAACTAGACTAACCGACGTAGGCTGACCCTGAGTCCCGGAACGGGACGTTAGGGACTGGCACGGAGCTTGCGTATGCAAGCGAGTGACAGAAAGCCTATGTGTCGCAGACCAAGCGAGGGCGAAGTCCCGAAGCGCAGCGGTTAGTTGCTGTTATACGAAGTTCAAAATGCTTGATTTTTATTCTGAAGGTGAAGTTTCATTTTGTATGATTTCTGTTTTATCTATTTCTTCAAATTCTTCTTTGAATTTTTCTTTATAAATTTCTGGAAATCTAGGATGTTTTCTCAATTCCTTGAATATTGGCCATTCTTTGAATGCTTCCTTTGGTAAGTCATTTGAATCTGCAATTTTTCCCATCAGTAAAAGAGCATCATCAAGCTTATTTTCAAGCGAGTATTTCGCAACTAAGATTTGATTGTTTAAGCCACTCCAAGAAGTTGAATTTAGCAATTTTTGACATTCTTCTTCTTTACCCATCCATTTTAATGTTTGTGCTTTATTTAGTAGAATAAATCTATCTATTTCCGCTTCTTTTATTTTTATCTCTTTTGAAGTTGCAAAATTAAGAAAGACTAGAGCCATTTCATATTTTTCATCAAATATTAAATTATAACATAGGCTATTTAATTCAGAATCAGCCTCCGCTGATTCTGATGGGAAGTGCTTTCTCCAAATAATTTGTATAAATTTTATTCCAAATTCAAAAACAAGATTAATGGAGTTTCTGATATAATGGGAATCTACTTCAAGTATTTGGCCTTTCTGAACAGTTACCGGGTTTTTACAGAATTTTGTATTATTGCAATTTGTTATATACTGTTCATTTACTACTGCATTCGTATGTACTAATAAATTTCTTCTTTCCGTTAATTCAATATAATTAGCAATGAGGTCTTTATCTGAAAAGAGCGTAAGATTTAATTTGGTTTCTAATTGTTCTAACTGTTTTAAGTGATTTTCTCTAAGCAGTGATTCAATTTCTCTTTCGATTATGCGAGACTTGAGTTCTTCTAAATCAGAATAATTAAATATTTCTTCAAATGTAAGCGTTTTTTGACTTGTTTTTAGAGAGTTTTCTTGTTGTGAATATATTTTTTTCAGAATATCTGATATTAAAATATCTATTTGTGAGACTAAGGATACAATTAAGCTCCTTGGCATAAATCTAGCTGCATTCCCCAGAGAGATTATTTTTTTTTGAGATTTTCTGATTTTGTTGTGATGTATGACCGGGATTTTGTAAGTTTTTTTCTCCTGATCATCGTTGGGTTCAGATTCTTTTTCAGCATATGTTTCTAGCACTTCCGTAAAATCTTGGATTGCATTGCTAGCAGCTTCAGCAATAGTTTTCGAAAGTAGTTCTTGTGCTAGGTAATAGGATTCTATTGAGTTGTAAAAGTTATTGTGTATTTTTTTCATATTTTTTGAATTTCGTATAACGAACTAGACTAACCGACGTAGGCTGACCCTGAGTCCCGGAACGGGACGTTAGGGACTGGCACGGAGCTTGCGCATGCAAGCGAGTGACAGAAAGCCTATGTGTCGCAGACCAAGCGAGGGCGAAGTCCCGAAGCGCAGCGGTTAGTCGCTGTTATACGCCGTTTTTTTTATACAGGAATTTTCCTACTTAGCTGAGAATTCCATTTCTTCATTTTTATATAAAACGAATTTTTTATCGAAATCATAGGTGAAATTTATAGTAAGATCTCTTGGTGTAATAATTTCTAGAATATTTTTGTTTTTTTGACTGCTTTCATTAAATGAAATGATATTTCTAATACACATTTGAAAATCATTTCCAGTTTTTAGAATATCTTCATTATACGGATGAAGATCATTAATATAATAGGGTCTATTTTTTTTTATAAAACCTCCTCGATAAAAGTAGGAGTAAGGATA
Above is a genomic segment from Leptospira terpstrae serovar Hualin str. LT 11-33 = ATCC 700639 containing:
- a CDS encoding GDSL-type esterase/lipase family protein; this translates as MKQNIKKILFACLLVIYSNLTSLTAQSLQPILIRPFGDSITYGVGFSDWGNCYVSQINQQLCMPPALAGGGYRGWLTLLATQGLGLYFTTEGYQSGGSYNLQWITNTQTHDGYPGYRTDQLMQISTFASFSNFILLHAGTNDILQNKSYETAANNLFIIINNILAANTNTTVVVAKIIQISSINQQFSNLNSQIQLYNSLIDSKYNALPPIIKARVRVVNMFNLLNDQNDYSPDGIHPNAFGYFKMACNWMAGINNSNPSGPCTGLNFEKLKIQMNSKGFGDNDYKSPKDKIEKLIKGEL